In Acidiphilium acidophilum, one genomic interval encodes:
- a CDS encoding ATP-binding cassette domain-containing protein: MSAAIDTTATGMPLLSVRGLQKRYGAVVALRDVSFSVARGEVTALLGDNGAGKSTTIKAIAGVAPIDEGEILLEGRPVSIRHPSEANALGIQTVYQDLALCDNLGICANLYLGRELVSNPTPFGPHVLRDVDMEAEARRVLKTLRINLPALDTPVASLSGGQRQAVAIARAVLWDSKLVIMDEPTAALGVAQTAEVLRLVRDLAGQGYGVILITHNMQNVFQVADNIAVLRLGATVLEARRSDLTPEQVVGAITGTLAIPGRTGAGAVA, encoded by the coding sequence ATGAGTGCCGCCATCGATACCACGGCGACGGGGATGCCCCTGCTGTCCGTGCGGGGTTTGCAGAAGCGTTATGGTGCGGTGGTCGCGTTGCGGGATGTGAGTTTTTCCGTCGCGCGCGGCGAGGTGACGGCACTGCTCGGGGATAACGGGGCGGGGAAGTCGACCACGATCAAGGCGATTGCCGGGGTGGCGCCGATCGACGAGGGCGAGATATTGCTGGAGGGGCGGCCGGTTTCGATCCGGCATCCGTCAGAGGCGAATGCGCTCGGGATTCAGACGGTTTATCAGGATCTGGCACTTTGCGATAATCTCGGGATCTGCGCGAATTTGTATCTGGGGCGGGAACTGGTGTCGAACCCGACGCCGTTCGGGCCGCATGTGTTGCGCGATGTCGATATGGAGGCGGAGGCGCGGCGGGTGTTGAAGACGCTGCGGATCAATCTGCCGGCGCTGGATACGCCGGTTGCGTCGCTTTCGGGCGGGCAGCGGCAGGCGGTGGCGATTGCGCGCGCGGTGCTGTGGGATTCCAAGCTGGTGATCATGGATGAGCCGACCGCGGCGCTGGGGGTGGCGCAGACCGCCGAGGTGTTGCGGCTGGTGCGCGATCTGGCGGGGCAGGGGTATGGGGTGATTCTGATCACGCATAACATGCAGAATGTGTTTCAGGTGGCGGATAATATCGCGGTGCTGCGGCTGGGAGCGACCGTGCTGGAAGCGCGGCGGTCGGACCTGACGCCGGAGCAGGTGGTGGGGGCGATTACCGGGACGCTCGCGATACCGGGCAGGACAGGCGCAGGAGCGGTGGCATGA